The Streptomyces sp. NBC_00162 genome window below encodes:
- a CDS encoding ABC transporter ATP-binding protein, with translation MALLTDMKVSAARLVSVSKTYPGATGPVLHEVTVEFPARAMTAVMGPSGSGKTTLLHCAAGLDRPSAGQVLLGDTDLAVCDEEQLTRIRRQRVGFVFQQFNLLPMLTAYENVALPLRLNGHRPKRSVVQGALAQVGLEKLTDRRPAQLSGGQQQRVAIARTLVAEPEVVFADEPTGSLDRATGRQVMALLRNLVDRAGGTVVMVTHDPVAAAYADQVVYLVDGRVVGTDPAPTVERITARLGRWDA, from the coding sequence ATGGCACTTCTCACCGACATGAAGGTGTCGGCCGCGCGACTGGTCTCGGTGTCCAAGACCTACCCCGGCGCCACGGGGCCGGTCCTGCACGAGGTCACCGTGGAGTTCCCGGCCCGCGCCATGACCGCGGTCATGGGCCCGTCCGGTTCGGGCAAGACGACCCTGCTGCACTGCGCCGCGGGACTCGACCGGCCCTCGGCGGGCCAGGTGCTCCTCGGCGACACCGATCTGGCCGTCTGCGACGAGGAGCAGCTGACGAGGATCCGGCGGCAGCGGGTGGGCTTCGTCTTCCAGCAGTTCAACCTCCTGCCCATGCTGACGGCCTACGAGAACGTGGCGCTCCCGCTGCGGCTGAACGGCCACCGGCCCAAGCGGTCGGTGGTGCAGGGGGCACTCGCCCAGGTCGGCCTGGAGAAGCTGACGGACCGCCGCCCGGCGCAGCTTTCGGGCGGGCAGCAGCAGCGGGTGGCCATCGCCCGGACCCTGGTGGCCGAGCCGGAGGTGGTCTTCGCCGACGAGCCGACCGGCTCGCTCGACCGGGCCACGGGCCGTCAGGTCATGGCCCTGCTGCGGAACCTGGTGGACCGGGCCGGGGGGACCGTGGTGATGGTCACCCACGACCCGGTGGCCGCCGCGTACGCGGACCAGGTGGTCTACCTGGTCGACGGCCGGGTGGTGGGCACCGACCCCGCTCCCACCGTCGAGCGCATCACCGCCCGCCTGGGCCGGTGGGACGCCTGA